A genomic region of Magnolia sinica isolate HGM2019 chromosome 6, MsV1, whole genome shotgun sequence contains the following coding sequences:
- the LOC131248977 gene encoding probable WRKY transcription factor 21 produces the protein MEEVEEANRGAVKCCHRVLNLLSQPQDQLHYRNLMAETGEAVLKFRKVVSLLNASLGHGRVRMLNKIQSSPPPKILLDNPIAIADSNAKRKFLENPTLLDSSTKNPIQISKTISLENPTMEMESAADRNHLQPPPHLQFLQKQHQEQQQRFQHQQQMKLQADMMFRSNSGINLKFTSSSCMPTMSSTRSFMSSLSMDGSVASLDGKAFHLIGSSQTLSDQNLHQPSKRRCSGRGEDGSGKCGTSGRCHCSKRRKPKVKRSIKVPAISNKLADIPPDEYSWRKYGQKPIKGSPHPRGYYKCSSMRGCPARKHVERCLEEPSMLLVTYEGEHNHSRSVSSQSALT, from the exons ATGGAGGAAGTTGAAGAGGCCAATAGAGGAGCTGTGAAATGCTGCCACAGGGTTTTGAATTTGTTATCTCAGCCTCAAGATCAGTTACACTATAGAAATCTCATGGCAGAAACAGGAGAAGCTGTATTGAAATTCAGAAAAGTGGTCTCACTTCTCAATGCTAGTTTGGGTCATGGGAGAGTCAGGATGCTGAACAAAATCCAATCCTCTCCACCTCCAAAAATCCTCTTAGATAATCCCATAGCCATAGCAGATTCAAATGCCAAAAGGAAGTTTTTAGAGAACCCAACTCTATTGGATTCATCCACTAAAAATCCCATCCAAATATCGAAGACGATATCTCTAGAAAACCCAACAATGGAAATGGAATCTGCTGCTGATAGGAATCATCTCCAACCGCCCCCCCATTTGCAGTTCCTCCAAAAGCAGCACCAGGAGCAACAACAGAGGTTTCAGCATCAGCAGCAGATGAAATTGCAAGCTGATATGATGTTTAGGAGCAACAGTGGTATAAATCTCAAGTTCACTAGCTCTAGTTGCATGCCAACCATGTCGTCCACCCGGTCCTTCATGTCGTCGCTGAGTATGGATGGTAGTGTTGCTAGCTTGGATGGGAAGGCCTTCCATTTGATCGGCAGCTCGCAGACACTGTCCGATCAGAACCTGCACCAGCCTTCTAAGCGGAGGTGTTCTGGTCGAGGGGAAGATGGGAGTGGGAAGTGCGGGACAAGCGGGAGATGTCACTGCTCGAAACGGAG GAAGCCAAAGGTGAAGCGATCAATCAAGGTCCCTGCTATTAGTAACAAGCTTGCAGATATCCCTCCTGATGAGTATTCATGGAGGAAGTATGGCCAGAAGCCGATCAAAGGTTCTCCACACCCTAG GGGATACTACAAATGTAGCAGCATGAGAGGCTGCCCAGCGAGGAAGCACGTTGAACGGTGCTTGGAAGAGCCATCAATGCTCCTTGTCACTTATGAAGGTGAACACAACCACTCCAGGTCAGTGTCCTCCCAGTCTGCCCTCACATAA